A segment of the Symmachiella macrocystis genome:
GCGACGGCGCGGCTGAGCATGGCGGCGGCGCCGATTTCTTCATACGACAACATGCGAAACAACTCGCCAAAACCATCGAGCTGTTTTTCCAACATGCCCACGACCGATTCGTAGGCCGTATCGCGCGTGGCGATACCCGTTCCGCCGTTGGTCACAATGATCGCCACCTCGGGATCATCAAGAGCGGATTGCAACTGAGCGGCGACATCGGCTGGTTCGTCCTTGACTACGGCATACTGCACAATGCGATGCCCGGCAGCAGCAATGGCACTGTGCAGGTATTGCCCCGACTTATCGTTATCCGCCGTACGCGTATCGGACAACGTCACCACGGCGAAGCCCAACACCCCCGTCTTGGCTGCTTCGCGCGCATGCGCCGCATGCCCTTCGAGTGATTGGTTTTGATTTTCAGACATCAATTAACTCCACACCATGATTTCATCTTCATCGTCACTGTAGCCAATGAATGTCGCCAGCACGATCCGCGGCAGGTCGCCCGGGACACCGGGGACTTCGTGGATCAGGCCGGTGTTGAAGAAATACAAATCGCCCGGCTGCAATTCGATTTGTACACGATCGATGTTTTGCTGTTCCGCGTAATCGTGAAACTGTCCCGATGCCAACCAGGGATCGACTTGCTCATTCCAAAATTGACGGTGCACAATTCCCTGCGCCGTCACTCCGTTGAGCGTGGTGTTTTGCACGCAGAGCACGCCGGCCAATTGCGATTGATATTTGTAGACGGCATAGTTGGTGCGTTTTTCGCGATTGTGGACGCTGTCGAAATGTGGTCCGTAGGCGTATCCGCCGTAATGCACGCGAAAAATTGCCGGACCGTATTGTCGCCCGTCCGGTTCGTGAGCCGTCACGACCGACTTGCCGGGCGAAATGTCTTGCAGACGATCATAGATCACTTGAATCGGATTGGGCCGGTCTGCGAATAATCGCCCGAAGAGGCGGTGCGTCTTGGCTGACTCACTGAGAAAGCGTTCTTGATCCTCGCCGATATTGCCCAGGCTGGTCCCAATATCAATCCGCCGACGAGGGCTGCCGTCGGGATTCAGATTCAAACCGGTCCACTTGTCGGTCACCCCCGCGGAGACTGCTTTTTCAGCAACTAGAGCTGTAGTGCTGTCGTAGATTAAATCCTCATCGATCAAATACTGCACGAGCGCTGCACATTGCTCGGCAGGAAATGCTTGCCGGAATACTACGGTGGGGCATTTCCCCTGGGCGACATCACGAATCGGATTTGTATCCGTGGCGGGTCGCGTTTCTGCATCGAAATCCAGCGGTTTCCAATCGACGTCGGGCATGATCTCTTTGCACCTTGATGCTTAGGGAGCGGGTTTTTGTGATCGCAAGCGAGCGACGTAGTGATCGCTGACTTCGTTTTCAGAATACTCGATGACTTCCCAATTAGGAAACAACGTTGGCAGTTCATCTCGCTGCAGCACGAAGGCGGGATTGCGCACATGGCCGCCGACTGTGGCATTTGGGCCTTCGACGAACGTTTCATACAACAACGTTCCGCCCGGTTTTAACGCCACCTGAATTTGTTGTGGCAACTGATCGCGATCGAGATAGCGAAAGACTGTCACCAGATCGAAGGTTGCTGCCGTAGGTTCCCATATCCCAAAATCGGCCGTCTGCCAATCGACCTGCACATCAGCTGCGGCAGCGCTGCGAGCGGCGATTTGTAATCCCACCGGCGAGATGTCGATAGCAGTGACCGCCCATCCCAACTGCGCCAATTGGATCGCGTTTGCCCCCAGCCCGCAGGCCAAATCCAACGCCCGGCCCGGCTGCATGTCGCTCACCTGTTGGGCGAGCCAATCATTTTCCCCAGCGGCGCCGACTTCGTCGACGTCTGCGTATTTGGCATCCCATTTTTTTCGATCGTGTTCGGACATGACTTTGAAGCTATACTGCTCTCATTCAAAATGTATCGTCACCGACCACTCACCCGCACCTGATGTCTGCAGTCCCCAACACCAGATGCCCTGAAATCCCGCGGCGCGTCATTTCCGGCCGCGCCACCAGGATTTCGTTTGTTTCGTGGACTCGTACACCAGTCGCATCACTTGTTCCTCTTGGCCGAAGGTGGAGTCGCTGTAGACGATCTGAATCCGTTCGTCCTCATCTTCGCCCATCGTGTCACCATCTTTAATAACGGGACCGTTTTCGAGCAGATAGCCGGCTAAACCGAAAAAGCGTTCTTTCAATCCACCGGGGGTTTCGGATGCATCCAGTGATTCCAATTCCATGTGCCCCAACGACCGCATTCCATTCGTG
Coding sequences within it:
- a CDS encoding MogA/MoaB family molybdenum cofactor biosynthesis protein — its product is MSENQNQSLEGHAAHAREAAKTGVLGFAVVTLSDTRTADNDKSGQYLHSAIAAAGHRIVQYAVVKDEPADVAAQLQSALDDPEVAIIVTNGGTGIATRDTAYESVVGMLEKQLDGFGELFRMLSYEEIGAAAMLSRAVAGIAAGCVIFSLPGSTKAVQLGMEKLILPQAGHLYYELHKDGGTG
- a CDS encoding 2OG-Fe(II)-dependent halogenase WelO5 family protein, with the translated sequence MPDVDWKPLDFDAETRPATDTNPIRDVAQGKCPTVVFRQAFPAEQCAALVQYLIDEDLIYDSTTALVAEKAVSAGVTDKWTGLNLNPDGSPRRRIDIGTSLGNIGEDQERFLSESAKTHRLFGRLFADRPNPIQVIYDRLQDISPGKSVVTAHEPDGRQYGPAIFRVHYGGYAYGPHFDSVHNREKRTNYAVYKYQSQLAGVLCVQNTTLNGVTAQGIVHRQFWNEQVDPWLASGQFHDYAEQQNIDRVQIELQPGDLYFFNTGLIHEVPGVPGDLPRIVLATFIGYSDDEDEIMVWS
- a CDS encoding class I SAM-dependent methyltransferase; its protein translation is MSEHDRKKWDAKYADVDEVGAAGENDWLAQQVSDMQPGRALDLACGLGANAIQLAQLGWAVTAIDISPVGLQIAARSAAAADVQVDWQTADFGIWEPTAATFDLVTVFRYLDRDQLPQQIQVALKPGGTLLYETFVEGPNATVGGHVRNPAFVLQRDELPTLFPNWEVIEYSENEVSDHYVARLRSQKPAP